GGAAAGGCAGGAATGGCCTTGTGTGCAAGCTTGAATGATTATATTAACCATCGAATGGGTAATCAACTGCCAAGAATTGACACTTCAATAACCCGAATCAGAAAACCTTCTAACCTTACACGTTGCAGTTCAATGGAAAATGATTCGGTGAAGAAAGTTTGCCTGTCTACTGGTCTGAGTCACAAAGGTGAGATTGTTACTTTTAGGGTTCTTATAACTAGATATTTCTTGGGCTTGTCTCAAATCATTGCTGTAATGAATATGTATGAGTGGCCAAGATTTATTTCCATAAAATATCCTTCTGCACTTAATACAAAgaggtaaaaaatgaaaaactaagTAGAAAGCATGAAATCGCTATATACTCAATCCAGTTTTCTGTCATCAAATTAAGTGTTGAATAAGTTTATTGTTGAAATGTGTCATAGCAAATTGCCTATAAAGATCCAAAATGGTGATCTCAGTGGTTCACTTTTTGTTTGCAACATTCTCATTGGGCAATTTATTGGAAGATTTTAGTGTGACTAGTTAGGATCTGATGGTTCATACTCATCCCATTATTCATAGTAATATTCATGTCCAGTGCATACCTGCTTGGGAAGGTTGCATTAAAATCTATTACTCGTACGGATAACCTTAGTCACACTACTTTGATTGTAAGATGTCTGAAATTGATTTAACCGTTCTGGTTTCAGAAATATTGAGCCAAACTTTTTTCTGGATCCTTTGTTCATTGTTCACGAGTGTGTTGCTACATTCGGTTGGATTTCCttttagttctttctttttttgtcgGGCCAGGAAAGAACTAAGAAAGTAAAATCTATAAGGGTGAAGGAGGACTAACGAACTACTACGTTGCAGGTGTATAGGTGGAGTATGCGAGCCCTGTTGAACTTTTGTACCACGCGAGTCTGTAGGGTCGAATTCATTCTCTGTTTTGTCGAAATTTGGTGGTGGGCGCAACTGTGTCATCCATAATTATTCCCACGTTGGTTCATTGACTATCTCATCCCACTCATGTCTTCTCTTACCATCATGTGTCAATTAGGTTCAACCCTCCCCTTAGTTTCAATTGACAGTATGTCAAATTCATCGGAATGTGGACAAATCTTTCAACATGGAGTTGTTGATTCCCTCAATTTCTAGTGTTTCCATTACCTATCTTCAACAAACTCATGATTTTCTTTCCATAAAATACCAATACTGAAAAACTAGGCAAATGAAGTTGATGCTATAATGGTTGGGGTTCGGTACTCTCCCTACTAACAAGACTAGAAATCACAATAGCTGATAGGTTGTCCATGCTGCCAGTCTCGAAAGCATGGCGAATTATCCGTTCAGGCAACGATGACGACCCCTTGCTGTGGAGAAGACGGCAGACATCCTTTGGAGTCAATGTTTCGAATACACCGTCAGATGCAACGACCAAGTAGCTGTTTTCAGAGGTGAAAGCCTTCCAACTAGTTACTTCTGCTTCAGCTGTAACCCCAAATCTAGAAGCAACAGACTAGTCAAGACAAGCCTAATCAAGAAGTTCAAAGTTAGCATGAAACTGCAGGGTATGACCGCTTACCTTTTGAAATAGACGTCGCCAATGGCTCTGGACAGAGCTAATATACCATTCACACGAGGGACACCGTATCGAGTAATGAAGCCACCGGCTGCTTCAATTCTGGCCTTCTCATCCTCTCTATCCGGGTGATGGTCTCTTGTTAATTCCTCCACATAAACTTGTTTCGACGAATCCCCTGTCGACGACGACAAAGGTTGAGCACAAGGTGATCAAGTCAAAACACTCATTTTAAGATTTTCCATAAGAAAACGATACGGTCGGACCATGTTTAGAGCACAAAAGAGCTTTTGAATCCCCAATGTTGGCAACGAGAAGTTGACCCTCGAATAAAAGAGCAACAATGGCGGTAGAACCGGAAACATAGCCTTTATCCAAAGCTTGCTGGAGATGAGAGACAAAAAAAGGAACTTCATTCCAAGATCACTACTACTATCTAATAGTGAAGGGGGAAATGGGTGCATACTTTTGAGAATTCTGAATCAATATCTTGGATCGTCCTCAGCAATGCCTCCTCTAAAACCGAACGAAGCGAGTCGTGATCAATCACTGCCTGCGTCCTCCGCAGGCTGCACTATAGCAAGATAAGACTAGATTGAATTGGAATCTTGAACTAATGTACTCAACTTGAACCATCTACATAGAGAGACTACTGATGCTGAAGATTTTCTACCATCTACATAGAGAGACTACTGATGCTGAAGATTTTCTTCCATATAAACCTTACTTGTGTCTGGTTATGTTCATCGTTGGTTGGAAGCACGCGCTTGGAAGCCATGAAAGCAACATTGATGAGAAGGTAAGAAGAGAGCATGGCGGAAGCCATTTCACTAGCTTCGCGGCCTCCATGGCCATCGAAGATAGCTGCCACACCTATGCTAGGCACCCCTTCACCTGCAATTGATCAAGCAAGCTTCAGCTGACTCTAGTACATACATGATACAGCCCAAAATGAATTGGAATAAAGAATGAAGAGACATTAATAACCATGGGGAAATGGTAGGTTGAAGTGGAGATTGCAGAGTAGGCGATCTTCTTGATAGTCTCTGCGGCCTTGGAGAGTGGCAAAGTGGCAATCATTAATGGAGTTGGAAGAGTGAAGAGAAGAAGGGAGTAACCAAGGACACTCTGGTGAATCCAACACACCAGAAACTCCACCTTCTTCATATGCCATCATCATACACGCCAATGACAATGAAATCCCATAATTTTTATTGGCATATGCTGCTGCCGTGCATAAAAATAACCATGTTAATGTTGCAACCCACTGAATCATCAATCGCATCCTCAAAATTTGATCTGTGATAGCAGCAAAAACAAACATTACTCTTTTTTATTTGCAAGTGTCGTTTGATGTGCGAATTCAGCTAGGAAATTTCAAGTAACATTTCACAAAGCAGTAATCCGAAGCTGGTTGGAATTAACGGTGATTAAACCTGAGTGTCGGGTTGTGCGGTGATCGTTGAAATTCTTGATTCTTATCATCACCTGCAAGCAGATTGAATTTAAAGAGAAATCACGAAGCCTCTGTAACAGTAATTTACGTGACGAAGAAGCGCGGAAACTTTTGGATTTTCATTAAATTGTAGGCGACTGACCTATTCTGTTCTAGGCCACAAATCTGATTACATATTGTATTAATTTTTActtaaataataaaatggtaCAGATGAGTGATGactagggctgacaatttttgacacgacacgataacacgacacgaaccggcacgaaaataatgggtttgagtcagagcttattgggttcgtgtccttaacgggtcgaccgttaaggacacgaaaatttcgtgtcgtgttcgtgtcgtgtccgtgtcgggttcgtgttatccgttaacaatacctgtccgtgtcgtgttcgtgtcgtgttcgtgttatccgttaacaaataatattttaatattattaattcttattattttcatttttaataggtttaaccgttatcaagtcgtgttgttatcgagtcgttatcgtgtcatctcatgtacgtgttgttatcgtgtcgtgttgacctgaattggttcgtgtcgttaatgggttcgtgtcgtgttcgtgtcgtgttcgtgtctgagggtttcgtgtcgtgttcgtgttcgtgtttgaggttttcttaacgggtcgtgttcgtatttgttgttatcgtgttcgtgtcgttatcgtgtcgacacgataacgacccgacacgcacgatttgccacccctagacTGATGACTGATCTACCGTTAGTAAAACAAGATATTTTTTTCgattaaatgaaataaaatatatttatgctTTGTTGTGTGCGCATTAAATATCTAACTCAAAGTGGTAAAATTCCCGGCCTGTCGTTATCAGATATAACCCAACCCACCCTCGATCCGCTCGCGGCCGGCACCCGACACAAACCCGTTAATAACAGGAAATAATACAGATTGACACGATAACAACATGAGTCAACAACAGAAACTTAAACGAGCCAACTCAATAAAAACATGAACCTTACAAGACTTGATCTAGACACATTAATTTCATGTGGGTTTATATTGAATTTTCATTTCCTTTCCAAAATTGTGAGCCCTTCATATTGCCACAAGCTCATATATTCAATTTCTGGTAACAATCAAGAGGAAGTGCACctcataataaaattatattaacaaaaaaattcaaagtatACAAAATTCAGGCAAGTTAGAAGAGATAATTGAAGATGATACAAGGTTGATTTGGCGCATTAAGGAGGCACCATTACACAAAGAGAGATGTATACACTGACATCTACAAGCTAActtttttcacttcattttttcttttcatttcttcaATAATTTAGTTCCACTTTCCCCAAAACCTCAAGGTTCTTGGCTGTTCACACGGCTATGAAGCTCAAGCATCTCTTGATGATTGGGATCGACCGAGAGCGCAGCTCGACAGTCGCGCAGCGCTCCCATAACATCGCCAATGTGCTCGTGGAATGCAGCCCGGAGGTGAAGAAGGTGAAGATCCGCCTTGAAAGCAATCGCCCTCGACAGTTCAGCAATGGCTTCATTCTCCTTGTGGTTGTCCATCAGCACTGCAAGATTAATTTTTCACCAAAGAGGCATTACATTTGGTTGACGATACATATCATCGGAAATTTGAATGATTAATTTTATCTAACCTGCTGCTCGGTATCGGTAAGGGTAGACCCGAAGAGGATCGAGGCGGGTGACCATCTCAAGATCGGCCTTTGTGAGGTCGCGCTCACAGTACTCTGACCGTTTCTCATAAGCAGACGCATTGTTCCTTGCCTTCTCGATCAGCTTGGTCATCTCAGCATATGCAGCGTTCTTGTCATTTCTAAGAAAGTGGACGCGGGCAAGGCCTTGGTGGGCCCGAGTATGCCGGATCTTGAGAGCATTGATGTAGCAGTCAGCCGCGGCATCGAGCTTCATGCAATCAACGTACACGCTTCCAAGGTTGTTCAGCGCCTGGGGTCGTAAGTATAAAAGATTAGGAAAACAAGTTAAACAGGCGAACGCTACAGCTCTTGTATAAAAAATCAACGGGCGTTGCTTTAGGTGGTAGATTAGATTGACAATACATGTGATTGTTGAGTATTTGAAGGATTAGACGATCAAACAAGCTCAAAATTGCTCAGACAATCAACTATGTAACAAATTAGCctatatttcttttatcattctAAGCTACCACTCGAAGTAAACACTGCTTCTATGGTTGCAATTAACGCAATAAAGAATCGAACGCCCAAAAGCCACATAGAAGAGGGAATAAGCCAAAAGATATTAGAACATGTAACCAAAATTCGATAAGCTAATGGGAAGTTTCTTTCATGTCAGCAGCCAATATGCAACAACAGTTTCTCAAGTTTGAGACCCCCGTGGCTAAACATATTAAACAAGTCAAGGCTAAACAATCTCGATTCCGAATTCCAAAGGGGAAAGACATCTCATACCTGACCCTTGCGGAGTCTATCTGACGGGCACTTCAGAGCTTCTTCAAGAAGTGAAATAACAGTTGATGAGCAAGATGGATCCTGACAAGAGTCGGCTAATGCATAAGCTTTCAGGAAGAAAGCTTCAAAAGATCTCTGAAGATTAACGGACTCCTCAGCTTTCTGTAGCCCTTCTTCACAATGACCAGTATCATATAAGATCCACCCCTCATATACTAATCTTTCGGATTCACTTGATGAATGCTCACGTGCTAGCTGCAAACTCCTCATCGCTGCTTCAGGACAGTTTAATCTGTTCGGATATAGTATCGTTAGAACATGATAAAGCTGAagaaaatagggaaaaaaaCTTGAGCTTTTTCAAGCACACGAGTCCATTAGTTCAAAAATGAGAGGGATAAACAAGATGGGGACTTTTTTACATACTAGTCATGACAGTCACATTATTTAATAAGAAAAATCTTATATTTAAAGATGATCGGAAAGTTAcctgagaagaagaagagactGTCTAAAGTATAGAACACCCTTCGCTGCATCAGACTCAAGCATCTGATAGATAACAGAGAGTGATCCAATATCATCGACTAAGGACCATGTATCATAAAGCTGTAGCCAGCAATCTGCAGTTGTCCAGCTCTTGACATGTTCACGCACAAGAATACGGAGTTGGGAAGCCGCAACTCTCCCTCCAAACATCCTATAATCTGGAGAGAGAGTAAGAATCGCCTGCACATCGCACAAAGCTGATTGGTAATCCTCAAGAGCAAGATAGAAACAGAAGCGCAGCTCCAAGCACTCTAAGGCTAGTTTGAACCCAAGGACCCTATTGATTTCTGCAAGGGCAGCTTGAACGTCCTGCTTTCTCATCAAGGAGGCAGCTCGATACATGTAGGGGTAAGTCAAGGTGGGGTCGAGCTCAGTAGCTTTCTCAAGTTCTTCCCATCGTTTATCAGCATCACAGTATAACGATCTCTCTTGATACATCCATCCGAGTGGTGTATAAGAGGATATGACAGAACTAATCTTTTCATATGACTGTTTGCTATGCCCTCTTATATGACTTAACCTAGCTAACCCAAGAGTGGAATAAACATGCCCTTCACTCAAAGCAGCTTCAAACAACGTTTCTGCTTCATCATACTCTTTTCTGAGAAGTCTAACGCATCCCAATTGATGAAGGGCTATCATTTTCTGCCGTCTATTTCTGGCACAGTCTACCAACTGCTTAACTAAAAGAACTGCCCTGTCTGAGGAGGGATTAGAATTCATGGAAACTTCAGCCAACAAGGAATACAGAGAAAATGAGGCAGGCCCAACCATTATTGACCTTTGCTGCCTATCCAAACTGCAAAACAGTTCAACCACCTGTTCATCATTTAATGAGTCAGGAAGCTCGTGCAGAAACACTTGCAAACAAGAGGCAGCTAGTAAAGGAGAATTCTGCTCGAGAGCGAATTCAATGAGTTCCACTGCATCCTGCCTGCATAAAACCAAAGAAGCAAGTTTCTTATCACAAGCATCCTTCAGGCCTTCACAGCAAAATCTGTTTGCAAATACCAAAATTTCCAGCAAAAGACTCGGAGCCACTTCACTTAAACTTCCCGTTTCACTGAAAATGTGGATTGCTCTCATCCCTGCAGCGGAAATGTTGTTTTCCGAAAGATCTATGTCATCACAAACCGATTCCGTGAAGCAGCCATTTAGCATTGCTTGAAATGGAGCAGAAAGTCCAGCAATCTTATCCCTCTCACATGTTATTCTCTCATCGCCAATTTGAAAAGAGACAACACGTCGGAGATTAGTGCTGTTTACTTTTCCAAGAGAGTTTCGAGTTTCAACCACAGGGAACTCAGACGCAATATCTATGGATCCGAACTCCTTAACACATTTTCCGCAAGAGGACAGCAAGTCGGATATTATATCCTCACCTTGCTTCTCGTACTTCAACCAAGCTCCAAAGACAAGTTTCTCGTGAACCGTACTTGCCTTCGACCAAGCTGACCGAAGGCTTCTACGCATCAATTTTGATTCACCAAGGCCTTTAAAGACCTGATACTGCAGCAAGTAAAGACTTGACCTTTCTGTAGGGTGACATGACTCAAGTTCTTCATGAATTTCAGCTAGCACTTTAACATAATCAACAGGCTTATAGAACGGAAgaattgaaggttcgggaaCCTTGATAAGGGATTCTCTACAAACAATGTT
This sequence is a window from Salvia splendens isolate huo1 chromosome 14, SspV2, whole genome shotgun sequence. Protein-coding genes within it:
- the LOC121766128 gene encoding probable protein phosphatase 2C 51; its protein translation is MIRIKNFNDHRTTRHSDQILRMRLMIQWVATLTWLFLCTAAAYANKNYGISLSLACMMMAYEEGGVSGVLDSPECPWLLPSSLHSSNSINDCHFATLQGRRDYQEDRLLCNLHFNLPFPHGEGVPSIGVAAIFDGHGGREASEMASAMLSSYLLINVAFMASKRVLPTNDEHNQTQCSLRRTQAVIDHDSLRSVLEEALLRTIQDIDSEFSKQALDKGYVSGSTAIVALLFEGQLLVANIGDSKALLCSKHGDSSKQVYVEELTRDHHPDREDEKARIEAAGGFITRYGVPRVNGILALSRAIGDVYFKRFGVTAEAEVTSWKAFTSENSYLVVASDGVFETLTPKDVCRLLHSKGSSSLPERIIRHAFETGSMDNLSAIVISSLVSRESTEPQPL
- the LOC121765341 gene encoding ETO1-like protein 1 → MRALFPSESCKEPFHSSINPQSWLQVERGKLTKFVPQSPSSIESLIKVPEPSILPFYKPVDYVKVLAEIHEELESCHPTERSSLYLLQYQVFKGLGESKLMRRSLRSAWSKASTVHEKLVFGAWLKYEKQGEDIISDLLSSCGKCVKEFGSIDIASEFPVVETRNSLGKVNSTNLRRVVSFQIGDERITCERDKIAGLSAPFQAMLNGCFTESVCDDIDLSENNISAAGMRAIHIFSETGSLSEVAPSLLLEILVFANRFCCEGLKDACDKKLASLVLCRQDAVELIEFALEQNSPLLAASCLQVFLHELPDSLNDEQVVELFCSLDRQQRSIMVGPASFSLYSLLAEVSMNSNPSSDRAVLLVKQLVDCARNRRQKMIALHQLGCVRLLRKEYDEAETLFEAALSEGHVYSTLGLARLSHIRGHSKQSYEKISSVISSYTPLGWMYQERSLYCDADKRWEELEKATELDPTLTYPYMYRAASLMRKQDVQAALAEINRVLGFKLALECLELRFCFYLALEDYQSALCDVQAILTLSPDYRMFGGRVAASQLRILVREHVKSWTTADCWLQLYDTWSLVDDIGSLSVIYQMLESDAAKGVLYFRQSLLLLRLNCPEAAMRSLQLAREHSSSESERLVYEGWILYDTGHCEEGLQKAEESVNLQRSFEAFFLKAYALADSCQDPSCSSTVISLLEEALKCPSDRLRKGQALNNLGSVYVDCMKLDAAADCYINALKIRHTRAHQGLARVHFLRNDKNAAYAEMTKLIEKARNNASAYEKRSEYCERDLTKADLEMVTRLDPLRVYPYRYRAAVLMDNHKENEAIAELSRAIAFKADLHLLHLRAAFHEHIGDVMGALRDCRAALSVDPNHQEMLELHSRVNSQEP